A single genomic interval of Festucalex cinctus isolate MCC-2025b chromosome 16, RoL_Fcin_1.0, whole genome shotgun sequence harbors:
- the shbg gene encoding sex hormone-binding globulin translates to MMAAAPLLLTLSITALAWGVHGKKQISGSAAVYLGQHRNVWSPLIHISVNLTRIRDIKSSFQLRTYDPEGIIFYGDTKNGRDWFILALKDGVPFMQISRSGVLVNVVGGPKLNDGRWHTLELSNHGHFVVLGVDGSRGLVVGLQSDAIEEVVSGSLRLALGGILIPKDTLVVQFQPQMDACVREGSWLNLSIPWETDADELRPCYQSIRPGSFFPGSGLAIVNTSVLQTDYERSVTMELWGDFAQMDGTILSIRTPGQAGLFALSASNNTKKVVLFLSGHIVTLKENFKRLEMTFGTDSLQVRHGGHESKMAWDDLSPLKDSGLLNKLRRSHIAIGGLLGENDVGSLFLTGCLEKVQIQGKDVDLDRANKHASISSHSCPV, encoded by the exons ATGATGGCGGCTGCACCACTGCTTTTAACTCTGAGCATCACGGCGCTGGCGTGGGGAGTCCACGGGAAG AAACAAATATCGGGCAGCGCTGCTGTTTACTTGGGCCAGCACAGAAATGTGTGGAGCCCGCTGATTCACATCTCAGTCAACCTCACCAGGATAAGAGA CATCAAGTCGTCCTTCCAGCTGAGGACGTACGACCCGGAGGGGATCATCTTCTACGGGGACACCAAAAACGGGAGGGACTGGTTCATTTTGGCGCTGAAAGACGGCGTTCCGTTCATGCAGATCAGCCGCAGCGGGGTCCTCGTCAACGTGGTGGGAGGGCCCAAGCTCAACGACGGCCGCTGGCACACG CTGGAGCTGAGCAATCACGGCCATTTTGTGGTCTTGGGCGTGGATGGCTCGCGGGGGCTGGTGGTCGGCCTGCAGTCGGACGCCATCGAGGAAGTCGTTTCAGGGTCGCTCCGACTCGCGCTTGGCGGGATCCTGATTCCAAAAGACACGCTGGTCGTGCAG TTCCAGCCTCAGATGGACGCGTGCGTGCGGGAAGGCAGCTGGCTTAACCTCAGCATCCCCTGGGAGACGGACGCAGACGAGCTCCGGCCGTGCTATCAATCCATCCGACCCGGCAGCTTCTTCCCCGGCAGCGGATTGGCTATCGTCAACACATCAG TTTTGCAGACGGACTACGAGCGCAGCGTGACGATGGAATTGTGGGGAGATTTCGCTCAAATGGACGGAACCATTTTAAGCATCAGGACACCCGGACAGGCGGGCTTGTTTGCTTTGTCCGCCAGTAATAACACGAAG aaagtAGTCCTCTTCCTCAGTGGTCACATCGTGACTTTGAAAGAGAACTTCAAGAGGCTGGAGATGACCTTCGGCACCGATTCACTGCAAGTACGACACGGCGGACACGAATCAAAGATGGCGTGGGATGACCTCAGCCCGCTGAAGGATTCTGGCCTTTTGAACAAACTGAGGCGAAGTCACATTGCCATCGGCGGCCTCCTCG GCGAGAACGACGTCGGCTCCCTCTTCTTGACAGGCTGCCTGGAGAAGGTCCAGATCCAAGGAAAAGACGTGGACTTGGATCGGGCCAACAAGCACGCGTCCATCTCCTCTCACAGCTGCCCCGTGTGA
- the neurl4 gene encoding LOW QUALITY PROTEIN: neuralized-like protein 4 (The sequence of the model RefSeq protein was modified relative to this genomic sequence to represent the inferred CDS: substituted 2 bases at 2 genomic stop codons) has protein sequence MTXLSXTNAMVVKTGRPLKMAAELHPRSGKLVGLSNSNRTARRNQPVQEFNHGLVLSKEPLRDRDVFTVRIDKKVNSWSGSIEIGVTTLDPALLDFPSSATGLKGGSWIVSGCSVLRDGRSVLEEYGRDLDQLSEGDRVGIQRSSRGELHLWVNGQDCGAAASGLPPKLWAVVDLYGKCTQVTVVSCEPPHPSAEREAVVRVEEEEEEEEEEEEEEEEEDVVVCGAREDAGIAALMNVAAMNGVMIGDEVPELTCGHSRPDKFPNNLQPDAVLTEHQLFDVFNSAIVSFYRAEDEGGGEEGGGGGGGGTGGSGATTSDNSSSRNDSRSAGRQSAQSNDSGTGAGETGNPNSGSAGSGGGGGGGGGGASATGAAGLTTNDALLFHEKCGTLIKLSNNNKTAERRRPLDEFNNGVVMTNRPLRHNEMFEIRIDKLVDKWSGSIEIGVTTHIPNNLDYPATMTNLRSGTIMMSGCGILTNGKGTRREYCEFSLDELQEGDHIGLMRKASGALHFYINGIDQGVAAAQTPGVVYGVVDLYGMAVKVTIVHNHNHSERLRRNNAIMRAMSPDVGRPRPALTPDADAPERLLFHANCGQKAAIISDGRTALRPHATDDFNHGVVLSSRPLRSNEVFQVRIDKMVDKWAGSIEIGVTTHNPAYLQLPSTMTNLRSGTWMMTGNGVMHNGTSILDEYGHNLDRLKAGDTVGVVRKEDGSLHFFVNGVVQGPAAWNVPPNVYAVVDLYGQAAQATIMDDMVDLPPLPEDSSEGPAATSPGSPCSVSGAGVTTDLRFHHLHGTNAVITNGGRTALRQNCRSEFNDAIVISNRCLRDGELFEIIIQKMVDRWSGSIEAGVTAIRPEELEFPNTMTDIDYDTWMLSGTAIMQDGNTMRNNYGCDLDSLTSGSRIGMMRSPLGDLHYYINGVDQGVACSGLPPDVFAVIDLYGQCVQVSITSSSGPLDNSLCTSNVTEKSFPIQSPAAGVAHRFHGKHGKNVVLLGEGCQAVQAGGYAHGIVFSAKELKVDELFEVRIDEVDEQWCGSLHIGLTTLPPPELPSCPLSGFSPSLPQLRAKVTWLLCGSEVRRNGLLQRQNYGCSLDRLTVGNRVGVKRCSDDTMHVFIDGEDMGPAATAVAKNVYAVLDLYGRITAVSIVSSSLTEDVEGVKAPSLSSGSCSEGEDDSTPVREAAAPVPTAMSFLENHGKNIQLSNQKLTAARVSSYNQGLLVTAQPLSQQQLFQFQIDRLNPSWTSSLSLGVIGHSPDRLNFPSTACCLKRSAWLLQRDSIFHNSLKICENYGPNLDTCPEGTVLGLLVDANSCLHLYVNGMDQGVAAQDIPSPCFPFIDLYGQCEQVTIVTNNLPAVGGEGGDARCQGDMEKADMVDGIKESVCWTPPPEVNPNKSCEYQALCSRFMDLLTLPDGYFSDDPKYNLCYCESCHKLRGDEAYYKRGEPPRDYALPFGWCCFALRIKPHCEVSNALKKWHMAYHGTSVGALRRTLDHSQLLPGSSSVFSVAAVKAEGPDGYGDPEENSAPGREVPRVRLSPTMRYSGLETFAPKVQFRDPRSHRCHQAQVGFQVCVRPGSYKVGPQQTLGHGEPLDPRFSNSEMEWITKERGGTLLYGLLVRVE, from the exons ATGACGTAACTGTCGTAAACCAACGCTATGGTCGTGAAaactggccgccccctgaagaTGGCGGCGGAGCTGCATCCCCGGAGCGGAAAGCTTGTCGGCCTGTCCAACTCCAACCGCACCGCCCGGCGCAACCAGCCGGTCCAGGAGTTCAACCACGGGCTGGTGCTCAGCAAGGAGCCGCTAAGGGACCGGGACGTCTTCACTGTCCGTATTGACAAGAAG GTGAACTCGTGGAGCGGCTCCATCGAGATCGGCGTGACGACGCTGGACCCCGCCCTGCTGGACTTCCCGAGCAGCGCCACGGGCCTGAAGGGCGGCTCCTGGATCGTGTCGGGCTGCTCGGTGCTCCGGGACGGCCGCTCGGTGCTGGAGGAGTACGGCCGCGACCTGGACCAGTTGTCGGAGGGCGACCGCGTGGGCATCCAGCGCAGCTCCCGCGGAGAGCTCCACCTGTGGGTCAACGGCCAGGACTGCGGCGCGGCCGCCAGCGGCTTGCCCCCCAAGCTGTGGGCGGTGGTGGACCTGTACGGCAAGTGCACGCAGGTGACGGTGGTGAGCTGCGAGCCGCCGCATCCGTCCGCCGAGCGAGAGGCCGTCGTTCGggttgaggaggaggaggaggaggaggaggaggaggaggaggaggaggaggaggaagacgtgGTGGTCTGCGGAGCGCGAGAGGACGCGGGCATCGCGGCGCTGATGAATGTGGCAGCGATGAATGGAGTCATGATAGGAGACGAAG TGCCTGAGCTTACTTGCGGTCACAGCAGACCAGACAAGTTTCCCAACAACCTGCAGCCGGATGCAG TTCTAACAGAGCACCAGCTCTTTGACGTGTTCAACAGCGCAATAGTTTCTTTTTACCGAGCTGAGGATGAGGGTGGAGGGGaagaaggcggcggcggcggcggcggcggcacagGAGGAAGCGGAGCCACGACAAGTGACAACTCTTCGTCACGAAACGACTCAAGGAGCGCTGGCAGACAAAGCGCGCAGAGCAATGACAGCGGGACGGGAGCGGGGGAGACGGGGAACCCGAACAGCGGTTCTGCCGGTagcggaggtggaggaggaggaggaggaggaggagcttctGCCACCGGGGCTGCCGGCTTGACCACCAATGACGCGTTGCTGTTCCACGAGAAGTGCGGCACGTTGATCAAActgagcaacaacaacaagacgGCAGAGAGGAGGCGACCGCTGGACGAGTTCAACAACGGCGTGGTCATGACCAACCGGCCGCTGCGACACAACGAAATGTTCGAG ATCCGCATCGATAAGCTGGTGGACAAGTGGTCGGGTTCAATCGAGATTGGCGTGACCACGCACATCCCAAACAATCTGGACTATCCCGCGACGATGACCAATCTGCGTTCAG GTACGATCATGATGAGCGGTTGCGGAATACTGACCAACGGCAAAGGCACCAGGCGGGAATACTGCGAGTTCAGCCTGGATGAACTGCAG GAGGGCGATCACATTGGGCTGATGCGCAAAGCCAGCGGTGCGCTTCATTTCTACATCAACGGCATCGACCAAG GCGTTGCCGCAGCGCAGACCCCCGGCGTGGTTTACGGCGTGGTCGACCTTTACGGCATGGCCGTCAAGGTCACCATCGTCCACAATCACAACCACAGCGAGCGCCTCCGCCGCAACAACGCCATCATGCGGGCCATGTCGCCCGACGTCGGGCGGCCCCGGCCGGCTCTCACGCCGGACGCCGACGCGCCCGAGCGGCTGCTCTTCCACGCCAACTGCGGCCAGAAAGCCGCCATCATCAGCGACGGCAGGACGGCGCTCAGGCCGCA CGCCACGGACGACTTCAATCACGGCGTGGTCCTCAGCAGCCGGCCGCTACGCTCCAACGAAGTATTCCAGGTTCGGATCGACAAGATGGTGGACAAGTGGGCGGGCTCCATCGAAATCGGTGTCACCACGCACAACCCCGCCTACCTGCAGCTGCCCTCCACCATGACCAACCTGCGCTCAG GGACATGGATGATGACGGGGAATGGTGTGATGCACAACGGCACATCAATTCTGGATGAATACGGACACAACCTCGACCGCCTCAAA GCGGGCGACACCGTCGGCGTCGTGCGCAAAGAAGACGGCAGCCTCCACTTCTTTGTGAACGGTGTCGTCCAGGGCCCCGCGGCGTGGAACGTGCCCCCAAACGTCTATGCCGTGGTGGACCTCTACGGCCAGGCTGCTCAGGCCACCATCATGGACGACATGG TGGACCTTCCCCCTCTTCCGGAGGACAGCTCAGAGGGACCCGCGGCCACGTCACCTGGCAGCCCCTGCTCAGTATCGGGCGCCGGCGTCACCACCGACCTGCGTTTCCACCACCTGCACGGCACCAACGCCGTCATCACCAACGGCGGCCGCACGGCTCTGCGCCAGAACTGCCGCAGCGAGTTCAACGACGCCATCGTCATTTCCAACAG GTGCCTTCGAGATGGAGAGCTCTTTGAGATCATCATCCAGAAGATGGTGGACCGCTGGTCAGGTTCTATCGAAGCAG GGGTGACTGCCATCAGGCCGGAGGAGCTTGAATTTCCCAACACGATGACTGACATCGACTATGACACGTGGATGCTCAG CGGGACGGCCATCATGCAGGACGGTAACACGATGCGCAACAACTACGGCTGCGACCTGGACTCGCTGACGTCGGGCTCTCGCATCGGCATGATGCGCTCGCCACTTGGTGACCTTCATTATTACATCAACGGCGTCGACCAGGGCGTCGCCTGCTCCGGTTTGCCGCCAG aTGTGTTTGCAGTGATCGACCTGTATGGTCAATGTGTTCAGGTGTCCATCACCAGCTCCTCTGGCCCGCTGGACAACAGCTTGTGCACCAGCAACGTCACCGAGAAGAGCTTCCCAATCCAGTCCCCAG CAGCAGGAGTTGCCCACAGATTCCACGGCAAACACGGCAAGAACGTGGTGCTGCTTGGCGAAGGCTGCCAGGCTGTCCAAGCGGGCGGCTATGCCCACGGCATCGTTTTCAGCGCCAAGGAGCTCAAAGTGGATGAGCTGTTTGAG GTGCGGATCGACGAGGTGGACGAGCAGTGGTGCGGTTCGCTGCACATCGGCCTGACCACGCTGCCGCCCCCCGAGCTCCCGTCGTGCCCGCTGTCGGGCTTCTCGCCGTCCCTCCCGCAGCTTCGCGCCAAAGTCACGTGGCTGCTGTGCGGCTCCGAGGTCCGCCGGAACGGTTTGCTGCAGCGCCAGAACTACGGCTGCTCGCTGGACAGGCTGACG GTTGGGAACCGCGTGGGTGTGAAGAGATGCAGTGACGACACCATGCACGTCTTTATTGACGGCGAGGACATGGGACCCGCCGCCACTGCGGTCGCCAAG aACGTGTACGCGGTCTTGGACCTGTACGGGCGGATTACGGCCGTGTCCATCGTCAGCTCCAGTCTGACTGAGGACGTGGAGGGCGTCAAGGCGCCGTCGCTCTCCTCGGGAAGCTGCAGTGAAGGAGAGGACGACAGCACGCCGGTCAGAGAG GCGGCAGCGCCGGTGCCCACCGCCATGTCGTTCCTGGAAAACCACGGCAAGAACATCCAGCTGTCCAACCAGAAGCTGACGGCCGCCAGAGTGTCGAGCTACAACCAGGGCCTGCTGGTCACCGCTCAGCCTCTGAGCCAGCAGCAGCTCTTCCAG TTTCAGATCGACCGGCTGAATCCGTCGTGGACGTCGTCGCTGTCGCTCGGCGTGATCGGCCACTCCCCGGACCGGCTCAACTTCCCTTCCACGGCGTGCTGCCTGAAACGCTCCGCGTGGCTGCTGCAGAGGGACTCCATCTTCCACAACTCCCTCAAa ATATGCGAGAACTACGGTCCTAACTTGGACACGTGTCCCGAGGGGACAGTGTTGGGTCTGCTGGTGGACGCCAACAGTTGTCTCCACCTTTACGTCAACGGCATGGATCAGGGCGTGGCAGCGCAGGACATTCCCTCCCCCTGCTTCCCCTTCATCGACCTGTATGGCCAATGCGAACAG GTTACCATAGTAACCAATAATCTGCCCGCTGTGGGCGGAGAAGGCGGGGACGCCCGCTGTCAGGGCGACATGGAGAAGGCGGACATGGTTGACG GCATCAAAGAGAGCGTGTGCTGGACACCCCCTCCCGAGGTCAACCCCAACAAGTCCTGCGAGTACCAGGCACTGTGCTCCCGCTTCATGGACCTCCTCACCCTACCAG ACGGCTACTTCAGTGACGATCCAAAGTACAACCTGTGCTACTGCGAGTCCTGCCACAAGCTACGGGGGGACGAGGCTTATTACAAGAGAGGAGAGCCGCCCCGAGACTACGCGCTGCCTTTCGGATGGTGCTGCTTTGCCCTCAG GATCAAGCCGCACTGCGAGGTTTCCAATGCACTGAAGAAGTGGCACATGGCGTACCACGGCACCAGTGTCGGGGCCCTGCGCCGCACGCTGGACCACAGCCAGCTGCTGCCAG GCTCGTCGTCCGTTTTCTCCGTGGCGGCGGTGAAGGCGGAGGGGCCGGACGGCTACGGCGACCCGGAGGAGAACAGCGCGCCCGGTCGGGAGGTGCCCCGAGTCAGGCTCTCGCCCACCATGCGCTACTCGGGTCTGGAGACTTTTGCTCCCAAAGTGCA ATTTCGGGACCCCCGCTCTCACCGCTGCCACCAGGCCCAGGTGGGCTTCCAGGTGTGCGTGCGGCCAGGCTCTTACAAGGTGGGGCCGCAGCAGACGCTGGGCCACGGCGAGCCCCTGGACCCCCGCTTCAGCAACTCGGAGATGGAGTGGATTACGAAAGAGCGCGGCGGCACGCTCCTCTACGGCCTGCTCGTGCGGGTCGAGTGA